Proteins encoded within one genomic window of Paraburkholderia sp. HP33-1:
- a CDS encoding AI-2E family transporter — MTDRLQASVYVVVLLLIVGWVLYIGRVVFVPIVFGGMAVYVVVDFTRLLQRIPVIGPRLPKQLRYGLSMFLIGAAIFFAVDMLVANYDALVALAPRYQDSVLLMIHKISTLLHLESEPTWESLRRNMLTQLNIQAMVTGMLASLSSVIIDLFVIVLYASFLLVERRTFGEKLTNMTATSANAARIRGVVTDINRRIGAYLALKTFLGVLLGAICWLAMRSIGLEFAGLWAMLTALLNYVPYIGSVLAVMFPVLMSVLQFGDLNSILVVLVSLSAIHFVIGNILDPYLTGNSLNLSPFAILASMAVWSALWGVPGAFLAVPITVSMTIIFSEFEMTRPLAVLLSKNGRLTYGKTEQTV; from the coding sequence ATGACCGACAGATTGCAAGCGTCCGTATACGTAGTGGTGCTGCTGCTGATTGTGGGCTGGGTGCTGTATATCGGCCGCGTGGTTTTCGTGCCGATCGTATTTGGTGGGATGGCGGTGTACGTGGTGGTCGACTTTACGCGGCTCCTGCAACGCATTCCGGTGATCGGCCCGCGACTGCCAAAGCAGTTGCGCTACGGACTCTCGATGTTCCTGATCGGCGCCGCGATCTTCTTCGCGGTCGACATGCTCGTCGCGAACTACGACGCGCTCGTCGCGCTCGCGCCGCGCTACCAGGACTCGGTCCTGCTGATGATCCACAAGATCTCGACGCTGCTGCACCTCGAAAGCGAGCCGACCTGGGAGTCGCTGCGGCGGAACATGCTCACCCAGCTGAACATTCAGGCGATGGTGACAGGCATGCTGGCGTCGCTGTCATCGGTGATCATCGACCTCTTCGTCATCGTGCTGTACGCGAGTTTTCTGCTGGTCGAGCGCAGGACATTCGGCGAGAAGCTGACGAACATGACCGCCACTTCGGCCAACGCGGCACGGATCAGGGGAGTCGTCACCGATATCAACAGGCGCATTGGCGCTTATCTCGCGCTGAAGACGTTTCTCGGCGTGCTGCTCGGCGCGATCTGCTGGCTCGCGATGCGCAGCATCGGCCTCGAGTTCGCCGGGCTGTGGGCGATGCTGACCGCGCTGCTCAACTATGTGCCCTACATCGGCTCGGTGCTCGCGGTCATGTTTCCGGTGCTGATGTCGGTGCTGCAGTTCGGCGACCTCAATTCGATCCTGGTCGTGCTGGTGTCGCTGAGCGCGATTCACTTCGTGATCGGCAACATCCTGGACCCGTATCTGACGGGCAACTCGCTGAACCTGAGCCCGTTCGCGATTCTTGCGAGCATGGCGGTGTGGTCGGCGCTGTGGGGCGTGCCGGGCGCCTTTCTGGCGGTGCCGATCACCGTCAGCATGACGATCATCTTTTCCGAGTTCGAGATGACACGGCCGCTCGCGGTGCTGCTGTCGAAGAACGGGCGGCTCACTTACGGCAAGACCGAGCAGACTGTGTGA
- a CDS encoding phospholipase D family protein — MHAQTHHLSLLPRRWSGALCALLCASLLAGCAALPSLEDRTESHALSPAVAATTDLGRAVAPELAAHAGMAGIYPLADAHVAFAARMDLIRSAQRTLDIQYYIWRDDLTGTLLLEQIHEAADRGVRVRLLLDDLGIASALDPTLAALDSHPNIEVRLFNPFVVRSPKFLGFVTDFSRANRRMHNKSLTADATATILGGRNIGDEYFDATDGVVFADLDVLAIGPAAADVSRDFDRYWASASAYPVERILQHESVDELAELERKAHAIEQDPAAVAYKEALRGSRVVQKLLDDKLSLDWAKTEMISDDPAKGLNNAPPEALIAHQLREVMGQPTESLDLVSPYFVPASSGTQFLSGLAAQGVDVRVLTNALEATDVVPVHSGYVRRRVELLQNGVQLYELRRVAGVAYKKEQSPGPFGSSGSSLHAKTFVVDSQRVFVGSFNFDPRSAHLNTELGLVIDSPDLATRVDSKFLALLPKVAYAVHLDENGKLYWIESNGDIEIRHDTEPNTTWYGRLGVWMLSIMPIESLL; from the coding sequence ATGCACGCGCAGACACACCACCTGTCGTTGCTGCCTCGTCGCTGGAGCGGCGCACTCTGCGCGCTGCTGTGCGCAAGCCTGCTCGCCGGCTGCGCAGCGCTGCCGTCGCTCGAGGATCGCACGGAGTCACACGCGTTGTCGCCGGCGGTAGCCGCCACCACGGATCTCGGTCGCGCGGTCGCGCCTGAGCTTGCCGCGCACGCGGGGATGGCGGGCATTTATCCGCTGGCGGATGCGCATGTCGCATTTGCCGCGCGCATGGACCTGATCCGTTCCGCGCAACGCACGCTCGACATCCAGTACTACATCTGGCGCGACGATCTGACCGGCACGCTGCTGCTCGAACAGATCCATGAAGCGGCGGACCGTGGCGTGCGGGTGCGCCTGCTGCTCGACGATCTCGGCATCGCCTCCGCGCTCGACCCGACGCTCGCAGCACTCGACTCGCATCCGAACATCGAGGTGCGCCTGTTCAACCCGTTCGTCGTGCGCAGCCCGAAATTCCTCGGCTTCGTGACCGACTTTTCGCGCGCCAACCGGCGCATGCACAACAAGTCCCTGACCGCCGACGCCACCGCGACGATCCTCGGCGGCCGCAACATCGGTGACGAGTACTTCGATGCCACCGACGGCGTCGTCTTCGCCGACCTCGACGTGCTCGCGATCGGGCCGGCCGCGGCCGACGTCTCGCGCGATTTCGACCGCTACTGGGCCAGCGCCTCGGCGTATCCGGTCGAGCGGATTCTGCAGCACGAGAGCGTCGACGAGCTGGCCGAGCTGGAGCGCAAAGCGCACGCGATCGAGCAGGATCCCGCGGCCGTGGCCTATAAGGAAGCGCTACGCGGTTCTCGCGTCGTGCAGAAGCTGCTCGACGACAAGCTGTCGTTGGACTGGGCCAAAACGGAGATGATCAGCGACGACCCCGCGAAAGGTCTGAACAACGCGCCACCGGAAGCGCTGATTGCCCACCAGCTACGCGAAGTGATGGGCCAGCCCACCGAGTCGCTCGACCTCGTATCGCCGTATTTCGTGCCGGCGAGTTCGGGCACGCAGTTTTTGAGCGGGCTCGCGGCCCAGGGCGTCGATGTGCGCGTGTTGACGAACGCGCTCGAAGCGACGGATGTCGTCCCCGTGCATTCCGGCTATGTGAGGCGGCGCGTGGAGCTGTTGCAAAACGGCGTTCAGCTGTACGAATTGCGGCGCGTAGCGGGCGTGGCATACAAGAAAGAACAGTCGCCGGGACCATTCGGCAGCTCCGGGTCGAGCTTGCATGCGAAGACTTTCGTTGTGGACTCCCAACGGGTTTTCGTCGGCTCGTTCAACTTCGATCCGCGCTCCGCGCATCTGAATACCGAGCTTGGCCTCGTGATCGACAGCCCCGATCTCGCGACGCGGGTCGATAGCAAGTTTCTCGCACTGCTGCCGAAGGTCGCCTATGCGGTGCACCTCGACGAAAACGGCAAGCTGTACTGGATCGAGAGCAACGGCGACATCGAAATCCGCCACGACACCGAGCCGAATACGACGTGGTACGGACGGCTCGGCGTATGGATGTTGTCGATTATGCCAATCGAATCGTTGCTGTAG
- a CDS encoding PLDc N-terminal domain-containing protein — protein sequence MLFFNDGFTFPNFLADVFSIFIFILWFWLLITVSSDLFRRHDVSGWGKVLWVIFLIILPYIGIFAYLLTQHRGMAEREQARAKQMREDLRNVVGFSVADELDKLDKLKASGSISQEEHSRLRAKLVQ from the coding sequence ATGCTTTTCTTTAATGATGGTTTCACATTCCCGAATTTTCTGGCCGACGTTTTTTCCATCTTCATCTTTATCCTGTGGTTCTGGCTGCTGATCACGGTGTCGAGCGACCTGTTCCGCCGTCATGATGTGTCCGGATGGGGCAAGGTTCTGTGGGTGATCTTCCTGATCATCCTGCCGTATATCGGCATCTTCGCGTATCTGCTCACGCAGCATCGCGGCATGGCGGAACGCGAACAGGCGCGGGCCAAGCAGATGCGCGAAGATCTGCGCAATGTGGTGGGCTTCAGTGTCGCCGACGAACTCGACAAGCTCGACAAGCTGAAAGCGTCCGGTTCCATTTCCCAGGAAGAGCACTCACGTCTGCGCGCCAAGCTCGTGCAGTAA
- a CDS encoding hybrid sensor histidine kinase/response regulator — protein MSSTSPFSVLNQLRRYKRLLVFGGGLVTTLMLLVAFTLAILSAVRAHVASERQAFVVYHSQMMEQIRASEASFRIALVDAELAWPNDTKVDPALVDRFRKQNGEIELQPTPEEGRQRVFAVDSNALQDNTIRRYLSLAAQLGRARTIHSLARGRHLPGYFYGIGYDMAGIMPSPQSGGAWPATATAADRERLMVALADGLGSLAGSLPSAQAEPQRRVFWMPPAKSPLTGKSTIRLVAPLLYKDTPVAMLVTEYEADFLSAPLAADARFGGPYMIVAGDGTVVDSTIPQTRDEMFSDRQRTLAMTRQAGETWHDGVLTITQPLGDTGWMLLRACTWREIVASIGPQLGIGAVMTLGTLIAAWTFLMFFRKRAFRPALDRSQRLFESEQLSRTLIETAPVGLGLIALQDGTPLLRSPMLVETARRVVVPAPTLSAELAARYRACAQSGEHDGDETMHAEITLPTRDNDPVNLAVSATPSRYQGEDVLVVAVTDVTARKRLEQHLRDAREAADAASAAKSAFLAAMSHEIRTPLNAVLGNLELLAQSSLDALQHDRLATIRASSEGLLAIISDVLDFSKIEAGEMTLEHIEFDALDVMTHALAMFASLAEAKGLRLVGNFGVTVSQPMRGDPIRLGQVINNLLSNAIKFTASGEVTLRVSVPDMAIADGRHLQIEVEDTGIGMNELQQAAMFQPFSQADPSINRRFGGTGLGLALCARLTRAMGGSIAMRSEPGRGSCFTVRVPLGEPHTAAEMPQFAGETVTLVAATGSEHACVSAALRAWGLTVNAYQHVAQIDASKLEQTRTLILFGERDRWDADDENRLIEGASWVIDCTTDAPLHPVATGRFVRVSTLSPAALAQALRHTLRAAPLAVMTQAPQQLSRQLRVLGAEDNPTNRRLFEEQLTILGCHATVVEDGACALAWLSRESFDVLLTDLSMPLMDGYALAREVRHRWPRMPVIAATASATPEERERCEAAGITRMVTKPLSLARLRAILAEVAGLPTDGSPMTPVMEFEAANAAQANDENTDGLLGGLTLPAALRQIFVDSLDESLASIAIAQHDNDTPRLLAELHSLRGALGVFRQYALAERCAVLEDRFKRAGLASLHGFDIAAYLRDAQDSELTDE, from the coding sequence ATGTCGTCCACCTCCCCCTTCAGCGTACTGAATCAGTTGCGCCGCTATAAGCGGCTGCTTGTGTTCGGCGGCGGCTTAGTCACGACCCTTATGCTGCTGGTCGCATTCACGCTCGCGATACTGTCGGCAGTGCGCGCGCACGTTGCCTCCGAGCGCCAGGCCTTCGTCGTCTATCACAGCCAGATGATGGAGCAGATCCGCGCGAGCGAAGCGTCGTTCCGCATCGCGCTCGTGGACGCCGAGCTGGCGTGGCCGAACGACACGAAAGTCGATCCGGCGCTCGTCGACCGGTTCCGCAAACAGAACGGCGAAATCGAGCTTCAGCCGACGCCCGAGGAAGGGCGGCAACGCGTGTTCGCGGTCGACTCCAATGCGCTGCAGGACAACACCATCCGCCGCTATCTGTCGCTCGCCGCACAACTGGGCCGGGCCCGTACCATTCATTCGCTGGCGCGCGGCCGGCATCTGCCCGGCTATTTCTACGGTATCGGCTACGACATGGCGGGCATCATGCCGTCGCCCCAGTCCGGCGGCGCATGGCCCGCCACCGCAACGGCGGCCGATCGCGAGCGGCTCATGGTTGCGTTGGCCGACGGCCTCGGCAGCCTCGCCGGCAGCCTCCCCAGCGCGCAGGCCGAGCCGCAACGGCGCGTGTTCTGGATGCCGCCCGCGAAGAGCCCTCTGACCGGCAAGTCGACGATCCGCCTCGTCGCGCCGCTGCTCTACAAGGACACCCCGGTCGCGATGCTGGTCACCGAGTATGAAGCCGATTTCCTGAGCGCACCGCTCGCCGCCGATGCGCGCTTCGGCGGCCCTTACATGATCGTCGCCGGAGACGGCACGGTGGTCGACAGCACGATCCCGCAAACGCGCGACGAAATGTTCTCCGACCGACAGCGCACGCTCGCGATGACCAGACAGGCGGGCGAAACATGGCACGACGGAGTGCTGACGATCACTCAACCGCTCGGCGACACCGGCTGGATGCTCTTGCGTGCATGCACGTGGCGCGAAATCGTCGCAAGCATCGGACCGCAGTTGGGCATCGGCGCGGTGATGACGCTCGGCACGCTGATCGCCGCGTGGACATTCCTGATGTTCTTCCGCAAGCGCGCATTTCGTCCGGCGCTCGATCGTTCGCAACGCCTGTTCGAAAGCGAGCAGCTAAGCCGCACGTTGATCGAAACCGCGCCCGTCGGTCTCGGGCTGATCGCACTGCAGGACGGCACGCCGCTGCTGCGCAGCCCGATGCTGGTCGAGACGGCGCGACGCGTCGTCGTGCCGGCGCCGACGCTGTCGGCCGAGTTAGCCGCCCGCTATCGCGCCTGTGCGCAAAGCGGCGAGCACGATGGCGACGAAACGATGCACGCAGAGATAACGCTGCCCACCCGCGACAACGATCCGGTCAACCTCGCCGTCAGCGCGACGCCGTCGCGCTACCAGGGCGAGGACGTGCTGGTGGTCGCCGTCACCGACGTGACCGCGCGCAAGCGCCTCGAGCAGCATCTGCGCGATGCACGGGAAGCTGCTGACGCGGCCAGCGCGGCGAAATCGGCGTTCCTCGCCGCAATGAGTCACGAGATCCGCACGCCGCTGAATGCGGTGCTCGGCAATCTGGAGCTGCTCGCGCAATCGTCGCTGGACGCGCTGCAACATGACCGGCTCGCGACGATCCGCGCGTCGTCGGAAGGACTGCTCGCGATCATCAGCGATGTGCTGGATTTCTCCAAAATCGAGGCGGGCGAGATGACGCTCGAGCACATCGAGTTTGACGCGCTCGACGTCATGACGCACGCGCTGGCGATGTTCGCGTCCCTCGCCGAGGCGAAAGGCCTGCGGCTCGTCGGCAACTTCGGCGTCACCGTGTCGCAACCGATGCGCGGCGATCCGATCAGGCTCGGACAGGTCATCAACAATCTGCTGTCGAATGCGATCAAGTTCACCGCGAGTGGCGAGGTCACGCTGCGGGTCTCAGTACCCGACATGGCGATTGCCGACGGGCGCCATCTGCAGATCGAGGTCGAAGATACCGGCATCGGTATGAACGAGCTGCAGCAGGCCGCGATGTTCCAGCCGTTCAGCCAGGCGGACCCGTCGATCAACCGTCGCTTCGGCGGCACAGGTCTTGGACTCGCGCTGTGCGCGCGGCTCACGCGGGCAATGGGCGGCAGCATCGCGATGCGCAGCGAGCCAGGCCGTGGCAGTTGCTTTACCGTGCGCGTGCCGCTCGGCGAGCCGCACACCGCCGCCGAGATGCCGCAATTCGCCGGCGAAACGGTAACGCTCGTGGCCGCCACCGGAAGCGAGCACGCATGCGTGTCGGCCGCATTGCGGGCATGGGGGCTCACGGTCAACGCGTACCAGCATGTGGCGCAAATCGATGCGTCGAAGCTCGAGCAAACGCGCACGCTGATCCTGTTCGGCGAGCGCGATAGGTGGGATGCTGACGACGAAAACCGGCTGATCGAGGGCGCATCGTGGGTCATCGACTGCACTACCGATGCTCCGCTGCATCCGGTTGCGACGGGCCGTTTCGTACGGGTGTCGACTCTCAGCCCTGCGGCGCTTGCACAAGCGTTGCGGCATACGCTTCGCGCCGCGCCGCTTGCGGTGATGACTCAAGCGCCCCAACAGTTGTCGCGCCAGCTCCGGGTGCTGGGCGCCGAAGACAATCCGACCAACCGCCGCCTGTTCGAAGAACAGTTGACGATCCTCGGCTGCCACGCAACGGTCGTCGAGGACGGCGCGTGTGCGCTCGCGTGGCTGTCGCGCGAATCCTTCGACGTGCTCCTTACCGACCTGTCGATGCCGCTGATGGACGGCTACGCGCTCGCGCGTGAAGTGCGCCATCGCTGGCCGCGTATGCCGGTGATCGCGGCGACCGCGTCGGCGACCCCGGAGGAGCGCGAGCGCTGTGAGGCGGCGGGAATTACGCGAATGGTCACGAAGCCGTTGTCGCTCGCGCGGCTGCGGGCGATCCTCGCGGAGGTTGCTGGACTGCCGACCGACGGATCACCGATGACCCCGGTTATGGAATTTGAAGCCGCGAACGCCGCTCAAGCCAACGACGAAAACACCGATGGCCTGCTAGGCGGCCTTACGCTGCCTGCCGCGTTGCGTCAGATCTTCGTCGATTCTCTGGACGAATCGCTCGCGTCCATCGCCATCGCACAGCACGACAACGACACGCCGCGCCTCCTCGCGGAACTGCATTCGCTGCGTGGCGCGCTCGGCGTGTTCCGGCAATATGCGCTCGCCGAGCGCTGTGCGGTGCTCGAAGACCGTTTCAAGCGCGCTGGGCTCGCGAGCCTTCACGGCTTCGATATCGCGGCTTATCTGCGCGATGCGCAGGATAGCGAACTGACTGATGAGTAA
- the tssH gene encoding type VI secretion system ATPase TssH encodes MSISRHALFGKLGATLFRSIESATAFSKLRGNPYIELVHWLHQLFAQSDSDLHRIVRHCGISRELLERDLQAALAALPSGASALTDFSHHVEAATERAWVVATLAFSDRRIRGAWLMAALVETPELRRVLLAISPEFGKVAVDGLHDALPAWIAGSPEAEDAPYDQSDFSSAVPGEASGALAATAKGAALAQFCADLTARARAGEIDPVVGREVEIRTMIDVLLRRRQNNPLLTGDAGVGKTAVVEGLARAIAAGEVPPKLADVRLLSLDVGALLAGASMKGEFEARLKSVLEEAAKSPAPVVLFVDEIHTLIGAGGQAGTGDAANLLKPALARGTLRTIGATTWAEYKRHIEKDPALTRRFQVLQIAEPEEPSAIDMVRGLARTLASHHGVVVLDEAIRAAVTLSHRYIPSRQLPDKAISLLDTACARVALSQHAPPRELQRIRERLQAARVEAELLGNEARIGLCNEAALADVNATIATLKVEEHVVEAAWQAQSDAAKALASARDIAGERPAEAEAATSLETLRELERTLSNLQADTPLVFPEVGEAIVAEIVSDWTGIPVGRMVTDEVSAVQVLPATLAARVIGQHDALQQIGERVQTARAGLADPRKPLGVFLLAGPSGVGKTETALALAEALYGGEQNLITINMSEYQEAHTVSGLKGAPPGYVGYGEGGVLTEAVRRRPYSVVLLDEIEKAHGDVHEMFYQVFDKGYMEDGDGRYIDFRNTTILMTSNIGSDLTSSLCVDEMLAPDMDGLRAALAPELLKAFPAAFLGRVTVVPYRPLGSESIAQIVRLHLDRVIQRMADNNRIALSYAAEVVDYIVGRCLVQETGARLLIGFIEQHVLPRLARQWLDAIESKSALTHMTIEVADPATAPSAALVFRSSCLA; translated from the coding sequence ATGTCCATTTCACGCCACGCGCTGTTCGGCAAGCTCGGCGCGACGCTCTTCCGGAGCATCGAATCCGCTACGGCGTTTTCGAAGCTGCGCGGCAACCCCTATATCGAGCTCGTGCACTGGCTGCATCAGTTGTTCGCGCAGTCCGATAGCGACCTTCACCGCATCGTCAGGCACTGCGGCATCAGCCGCGAACTGCTCGAGCGGGACCTGCAGGCCGCGCTCGCCGCGCTGCCGTCCGGTGCGAGCGCGCTCACAGATTTTTCGCATCACGTCGAGGCGGCGACCGAGCGCGCGTGGGTGGTTGCGACGCTGGCATTCAGCGACCGTCGGATTCGCGGCGCATGGCTGATGGCGGCGCTTGTCGAGACGCCGGAATTGCGGCGCGTGCTGCTGGCCATTTCGCCGGAGTTCGGTAAGGTTGCCGTCGACGGCCTTCACGACGCGTTGCCGGCGTGGATTGCCGGTTCCCCCGAAGCGGAGGACGCTCCGTACGACCAGAGTGACTTTTCGTCCGCGGTGCCGGGCGAGGCGTCCGGTGCGCTCGCAGCAACTGCGAAGGGTGCGGCGCTCGCCCAGTTCTGCGCGGATCTCACCGCACGCGCGCGTGCCGGTGAAATCGATCCGGTGGTCGGCCGCGAGGTCGAAATTCGCACGATGATCGACGTGCTGTTGCGCCGGCGCCAGAACAACCCGCTACTCACCGGCGACGCCGGGGTCGGCAAGACGGCGGTCGTCGAAGGACTCGCGCGCGCGATCGCGGCCGGCGAGGTGCCGCCAAAACTCGCCGACGTGCGGCTGTTGAGCCTCGACGTCGGTGCGCTACTTGCCGGCGCGAGCATGAAGGGCGAGTTCGAGGCCAGGCTGAAGTCCGTGCTCGAGGAGGCGGCGAAGTCGCCGGCGCCGGTCGTATTGTTCGTCGACGAGATTCACACGTTGATCGGCGCGGGAGGGCAGGCCGGCACCGGCGACGCGGCGAACCTGCTGAAGCCGGCGCTTGCCCGCGGCACGCTGCGCACGATCGGCGCGACCACGTGGGCCGAGTACAAGCGGCACATCGAGAAAGACCCGGCGCTCACGCGGCGCTTCCAGGTGCTGCAGATCGCCGAGCCAGAGGAACCGTCCGCGATCGATATGGTCCGCGGACTCGCGCGCACGCTCGCGAGCCATCATGGCGTCGTGGTTCTCGACGAGGCGATTCGCGCGGCCGTGACCCTGTCGCATCGCTATATTCCGTCGCGTCAGTTGCCGGACAAGGCGATCAGCCTGCTCGACACCGCCTGCGCACGGGTCGCGCTATCGCAGCATGCTCCGCCGCGCGAATTGCAGCGGATTCGCGAACGGTTGCAAGCCGCGCGCGTCGAAGCCGAACTGCTCGGTAACGAGGCCCGCATCGGCCTTTGCAACGAGGCCGCGTTGGCCGACGTCAACGCGACCATCGCGACGCTCAAGGTCGAGGAACATGTCGTCGAAGCCGCGTGGCAGGCGCAGTCCGATGCGGCGAAAGCGCTGGCGAGCGCGCGCGACATAGCGGGCGAGCGCCCCGCCGAAGCCGAAGCCGCGACGTCGCTGGAAACATTGCGCGAGCTGGAGCGGACCTTATCGAACCTGCAGGCGGACACGCCGCTGGTGTTCCCGGAAGTTGGCGAAGCGATCGTCGCTGAAATCGTCTCCGACTGGACCGGCATTCCGGTCGGACGCATGGTGACCGACGAGGTCAGCGCCGTTCAGGTGCTGCCCGCCACGCTCGCGGCGCGCGTCATCGGTCAGCACGACGCGTTGCAGCAGATCGGCGAGCGCGTGCAGACGGCGCGTGCCGGCCTCGCGGACCCGCGCAAGCCTCTCGGCGTGTTCCTGCTCGCGGGGCCGTCCGGCGTCGGCAAGACGGAAACCGCGCTTGCATTGGCCGAGGCGCTCTATGGCGGCGAGCAGAACCTGATCACGATCAACATGAGCGAGTACCAGGAGGCGCATACGGTGTCGGGACTCAAGGGTGCTCCGCCCGGCTATGTCGGTTACGGCGAGGGCGGCGTGCTGACCGAAGCGGTACGCCGGCGTCCGTACTCGGTCGTGCTGCTCGATGAAATCGAAAAGGCGCACGGCGACGTGCACGAAATGTTCTACCAGGTGTTCGACAAGGGCTACATGGAAGACGGCGATGGGCGCTATATCGATTTCCGCAATACGACGATCCTGATGACCAGCAATATCGGCTCCGATCTGACTTCGAGCCTATGCGTGGACGAAATGCTCGCGCCCGACATGGATGGTCTGCGTGCGGCGCTTGCGCCGGAATTGCTGAAAGCGTTTCCGGCTGCGTTTCTCGGCCGCGTGACGGTGGTGCCGTATCGTCCGCTGGGCTCGGAGTCGATCGCCCAGATCGTGCGCTTGCATCTCGATCGAGTCATTCAGCGTATGGCGGACAATAATCGCATCGCGCTGAGTTATGCGGCGGAGGTGGTCGACTACATCGTCGGGCGCTGCCTCGTGCAGGAGACGGGCGCGCGCCTTTTGATTGGCTTTATCGAACAGCACGTTCTGCCGCGTCTCGCAAGACAGTGGCTCGATGCGATTGAATCGAAAAGCGCGCTTACACATATGACAATCGAGGTGGCCGACCCGGCCACGGCGCCTTCTGCGGCACTCGTGTTCCGGTCGTCCTGCCTCGCGTAG
- a CDS encoding TagK domain-containing protein, with the protein MTGYQARWEHSPVEAHALRTLARTIQSIGAAPAVSRNDLSERSEASPGAFAGSTSHPGAERSPCARPAKHADLQPMPDFFLDPPREALNAAEDFLPAQPSGVTPAAHRIEPALTRPDDFSDLIALANEDDDDPLQLRRDPHAPEHGDHDGMAMLLTDGIDASDPLAALTLEYRHALLSQKIGSAHEPKATEDRVEPAIRSPQDPFAELVDPSHPELSVSDLLTKGKNIDTLLESLDPFDAGQIFKADETHEILGLLAPRDITGHRAGRTAQLAREEHHTVSMDSHIAMPDSIEYEEPECPDENSR; encoded by the coding sequence ATGACTGGATATCAGGCTCGCTGGGAGCATTCGCCCGTTGAAGCACACGCGCTCAGAACGCTCGCACGGACAATCCAATCCATCGGGGCCGCGCCTGCTGTTTCGCGGAACGATCTGTCGGAAAGGAGTGAGGCAAGTCCGGGAGCCTTCGCAGGCAGCACCAGTCACCCTGGCGCGGAGCGTTCGCCTTGCGCTCGGCCAGCCAAGCATGCAGACCTTCAGCCTATGCCCGATTTTTTTCTTGATCCGCCGCGCGAAGCTTTGAACGCGGCTGAAGACTTTCTCCCGGCGCAACCTTCCGGTGTGACTCCTGCCGCGCACCGGATCGAGCCCGCGCTCACCAGGCCGGATGATTTCAGCGACCTGATCGCGCTCGCCAATGAGGACGATGACGATCCGTTGCAGCTGCGGCGCGATCCGCATGCGCCGGAGCACGGCGACCACGACGGCATGGCCATGCTCCTGACAGACGGGATCGACGCATCGGATCCGCTCGCCGCGCTCACGCTCGAATACCGTCACGCGCTGCTGAGCCAGAAGATCGGCAGCGCGCACGAGCCCAAAGCGACCGAGGATCGCGTCGAGCCGGCCATCCGGTCGCCGCAAGACCCGTTTGCCGAGCTTGTTGATCCTTCGCATCCCGAATTGTCAGTATCCGACCTGCTCACAAAGGGGAAGAACATCGACACGCTGCTCGAGAGCCTTGACCCGTTCGATGCCGGGCAGATTTTCAAGGCAGACGAAACGCACGAAATCCTCGGGCTGCTCGCGCCGCGCGACATTACCGGACACCGTGCAGGCCGGACCGCGCAGCTCGCACGCGAGGAACACCACACGGTCAGCATGGACAGCCACATCGCCATGCCTGATTCGATCGAGTACGAAGAGCCCGAATGCCCTGATGAAAATAGCCGCTGA
- a CDS encoding type VI secretion system accessory protein TagJ, with the protein MKIAADLTTSGTPTLHSLLDAQAYGELMARTIENVRKHPSSVRERWLLFELLCLDGEWERALRQLQTWATLEPEGTSRAQMYRGLIRSEMFRTEVFAGQRTPGEIDPLPAWVKSLLQANVKLGEGNLAAADELRSAALNAAPATRGESTQIGEFEWLTDSDSRLGPVCELTVAGGYRWVPFDSMKSLTLGPIATLSDLVWRSAVVGLRDATVLRGYLSVRYPGSESGPVAIRLSRETTWKDVGETGVIALGQKTWSTGKGDFGLLDIGECRFNHDERA; encoded by the coding sequence ATGAAAATAGCCGCTGACCTGACCACGTCGGGCACTCCGACACTTCACAGCCTGCTGGACGCGCAGGCTTACGGCGAACTCATGGCGCGAACCATTGAGAACGTGCGCAAGCATCCGTCGAGCGTGCGCGAACGCTGGCTTCTGTTCGAGCTGTTGTGCCTCGACGGCGAATGGGAACGCGCGCTACGACAGCTTCAGACGTGGGCCACGCTCGAACCCGAAGGCACGTCGCGCGCCCAGATGTATCGCGGCCTGATTCGTAGCGAGATGTTCCGCACCGAGGTGTTTGCGGGGCAGCGCACGCCGGGCGAGATCGACCCGCTGCCCGCGTGGGTGAAATCTCTGCTGCAGGCCAACGTCAAGCTCGGCGAAGGTAACCTCGCCGCCGCCGACGAACTGCGCAGCGCCGCGTTGAACGCAGCGCCGGCCACGCGCGGCGAAAGCACGCAGATCGGCGAGTTCGAATGGCTGACCGACAGCGATAGCCGGCTGGGTCCCGTCTGCGAGCTGACCGTCGCGGGCGGTTATCGCTGGGTGCCGTTCGACTCGATGAAATCACTGACGCTCGGTCCGATCGCCACGCTGAGCGACCTCGTCTGGCGCTCGGCCGTCGTGGGTCTACGCGACGCGACTGTCCTGCGCGGCTACCTGTCGGTGCGCTATCCCGGCTCGGAAAGCGGTCCCGTTGCCATCAGGCTCTCGCGCGAAACGACCTGGAAAGACGTCGGCGAAACCGGCGTGATCGCGCTCGGCCAGAAAACCTGGAGCACCGGGAAGGGCGACTTCGGCCTGCTCGACATCGGCGAATGCCGGTTCAATCACGACGAGCGGGCATGA